One Micropterus dolomieu isolate WLL.071019.BEF.003 ecotype Adirondacks linkage group LG23, ASM2129224v1, whole genome shotgun sequence DNA window includes the following coding sequences:
- the si:ch211-215c18.3 gene encoding uncharacterized protein si:ch211-215c18.3: MELQLFATACLLFGRIMTTHQTHMSFLTTFLFAPRGPQMFPCLTYLERNVRVDCEFPPTYQVPGPYCEYRQDSRLVGSTFPNAVVYVSTEDRRRSNVSLVTPTLCRLTWAPLADERPFTYTCRVYQGNSWKENSMAVHHRILPICSAISVMFKSAPWLLSLVMSLPVAVGLLSP, translated from the exons ATGGAGCTGCAACTGTTCGCCACGGCCTGTCTCCTCTTTGGCAGGATAATGACAACGCATCAAACTCACA TGAGCTTTTTGACTACGTTTCTGTTCGCTCCACGCGGACCTCAGATGTTTCCCTGTCTAACTTACCTGGAGCGAAATGTCAGGGTGGATTGTGAGTTTCCACCCACCTACCAGGTCCCCGGACCCTACTGTGAGTATCGGCAGGACAGCCGGCTGGTGGGCAGCACCTTCCCCAATGCTGTCGTGTATGTGTCCACAGAGGACCGCAGGAGGAGCAACGTCAGCCTGGTCACTCCCACTCTGTGCCGCCTCACCTGGGCTCCGCTGGCTGATGAGAGGCCTTTCACCTACACCTGCAGGGTTTACCAGGGCAACAGCTGGAAGGAGAACAGCATGGCCGTCCATCACA GGATCCTTCCAATCTGCTCTGCAATCAGTGTAATGTTTAAATCAGCACCATGGCTTTTGTCActggtgatgtcacttcctgtggcTGTGGGTCTTCTGAGTCCATGA